A segment of the Candidatus Baltobacteraceae bacterium genome:
ACGCACGAAGACGAGCGACTTGCCGTCGGGCGAAATCCGAGGCGACGAAAGCCCGACGATCTTATAAACATCGTCGAGCGCAAAATACGCAGGTGGTGGAAGCATTCCGTAATCCTTCGAGCGAGGTTAAGTCCTTCGACAGGCGTCCTTCGACAAGCTCCGTCCTTCGACAGGCTCAGGATGACAAACGGCGGGGGCCGACCCCTTGTCATGCTGAGCCTGTCGAAGCATGAGCTTTTCGAAGCACTGCTAGCACTAGGCCGTGGTGGGGATCTTTTCTAGGATCTTGGCGGTGAGATCGGCTAAGCGGCACGAGTAGCCCCACTCGTTGTCGTACCAGGCGCAGACTTGCACGAGGTCGCCGTTGGCTTGCGTGAGCTTCGAGTCGATGATCGAGCTATACGGCGAACGCTTGAAGTCGCTCGAGACCAGCTCCTCTTCGGTGTAGAGCACGTAGTCGTGTAGTTCGTTCGCCGCCGCCCCGCGCAGAATGGCGTTGACCTCGTCGCGCGTGGTTGCTTTCTTCACGTGGGCGACCAGGTAGACCATCGAAACGGTAGCCGTGGGAACGCGCAGCGCGAACCCGTCGAAGCTTCCTTCAACTTCGGGGATCGTTAAATGCAACGCTTTCGCGGCGCCCGACGAGGTGGGGATGATGTTGGTCGCGGCGTTGCGCGCGCGGCGCAGATCCTTATGCGGTGCATCGAGAATGTTTTGATCGTTCGTATACGAGTGGATGGTCGACATAAAGCCTTTGATCCACCCGAGGTGATCGACCAGCGGCTTCACCGTCGTCGCCA
Coding sequences within it:
- the gap gene encoding type I glyceraldehyde-3-phosphate dehydrogenase is translated as MRIGINGFGRIGRNFTKALLERHPGVEIAAVNDLTSAAECAHLFKYDSNYGQFDGTVTADGDSIAIDKHRIRVIAERDPAKIPWKDLGVDVVIESTGLFTDASKARAHIDGGGAKKVIISAPAKGEDVTLVLGVNDRDYDPAKHHIISNASCTTNCLATTVKPLVDHLGWIKGFMSTIHSYTNDQNILDAPHKDLRRARNAATNIIPTSSGAAKALHLTIPEVEGSFDGFALRVPTATVSMVYLVAHVKKATTRDEVNAILRGAAANELHDYVLYTEEELVSSDFKRSPYSSIIDSKLTQANGDLVQVCAWYDNEWGYSCRLADLTAKILEKIPTTA